In Haloarcula halophila, a single window of DNA contains:
- a CDS encoding class I SAM-dependent methyltransferase translates to MDHAQVRYLEAKRTVDERALNRRVRDALVARLPDAPSVVEFAPGTGVTVPRLLDWGLEPSHYVGIEQDRELVESARETHRTDLEERGYTVTRTDDGFAVGPDGSVEVEFVVGDATAVEDRDADLVIAQAFADLVAHDVLLDAIDRALGPEGLAYLPITFDGTTLFQPDHPADDRIERAYHDSIAGQPGRDPRTGRHLMERFRAADGELLAAGSSDWIVRPRAYGYPADERYFLECILGFVADAVADGPVDGAQDWLATRRRQLADEALTYVAHQYDLLYAP, encoded by the coding sequence ATGGATCACGCACAGGTCCGGTATCTGGAAGCGAAACGCACCGTCGACGAGCGCGCGCTGAACCGCCGGGTCCGGGACGCGCTGGTGGCCCGACTCCCGGACGCGCCTTCCGTCGTCGAGTTCGCTCCAGGGACGGGCGTGACGGTCCCTCGCCTCCTCGACTGGGGACTCGAACCGTCCCACTACGTCGGGATCGAACAGGACCGGGAGCTCGTCGAGTCCGCCCGCGAGACCCACAGAACGGACCTCGAAGAGCGTGGCTACACGGTCACACGAACCGACGACGGGTTCGCCGTGGGACCGGACGGCTCCGTCGAGGTCGAGTTCGTCGTCGGCGACGCGACGGCGGTCGAGGACCGGGACGCCGACCTCGTGATCGCACAGGCCTTCGCCGACCTAGTGGCCCACGACGTCCTGCTCGACGCCATCGACCGTGCCCTCGGGCCTGAGGGGCTCGCGTACCTCCCGATTACCTTCGACGGCACGACGCTGTTCCAGCCCGATCATCCAGCCGACGACCGGATCGAACGGGCCTACCACGACAGTATCGCGGGACAGCCGGGACGGGACCCCCGGACCGGACGACACCTCATGGAGCGGTTCCGGGCCGCCGACGGGGAGTTACTGGCGGCCGGAAGCTCGGACTGGATAGTCCGCCCGCGCGCGTACGGCTACCCGGCCGACGAGCGGTACTTCCTGGAGTGTATCCTGGGGTTCGTCGCCGATGCAGTCGCCGACGGTCCAGTCGACGGTGCCCAAGACTGGCTCGCGACGCGACGCCGACAACTCGCAGACGAGGCGTTGACCTACGTCGCCCACCAGTACGACCTGCTGTACGCGCCGTGA
- a CDS encoding zinc-dependent alcohol dehydrogenase, with translation MTDTARTLYFDRPGSVSVREHRRPEPDADEALVETLVSGVSPGTELLVYNGEVPEELPVDETIDTLDGTFEYPITYGYAAVGRVTETGADISPEWEGRTVFAFNPHESHFCATPEALRPVPDGLDPATATLFPTAETAVNFVLDAAPRFGERAVVFGAGPIGLATTAVLSSFPLAALVVVDPVVSRRELAAAFGATETATPEELDGVTDVVGPDGFDLAVEASGNPAALDTAIEQVGYDGRVVVGSWYGTKPAELDLGRQFHRGRVDLLSSQVSTLSPELRGRWTKARRMDRAIEVVERHDLDRLITHRIPFADAPIAYEMLTAERDVLSTVFTYDEQGN, from the coding sequence ATGACTGACACCGCTCGCACCCTCTACTTCGACCGCCCGGGTTCGGTCAGCGTCCGCGAGCACCGCCGGCCCGAGCCCGACGCCGACGAGGCCCTCGTCGAGACACTCGTCTCCGGGGTCAGCCCCGGGACGGAACTCCTCGTGTACAACGGCGAGGTGCCCGAGGAACTGCCGGTCGACGAGACGATCGATACCCTCGACGGCACCTTCGAGTATCCGATCACCTACGGCTACGCAGCGGTCGGGCGCGTCACGGAGACGGGAGCCGATATCTCCCCGGAGTGGGAGGGCCGAACCGTCTTCGCGTTCAACCCCCACGAGAGCCACTTCTGTGCTACCCCGGAGGCGCTTCGCCCGGTCCCCGACGGACTGGACCCCGCGACCGCGACGCTGTTCCCGACCGCCGAGACGGCGGTGAACTTCGTCCTCGACGCCGCTCCCCGATTCGGCGAGCGCGCCGTCGTCTTCGGCGCCGGCCCGATCGGACTGGCGACCACGGCGGTCCTGTCGTCGTTCCCGCTGGCCGCGCTCGTCGTCGTCGACCCGGTGGTGTCACGGCGGGAACTGGCGGCGGCGTTCGGCGCGACCGAGACTGCGACGCCCGAAGAACTCGACGGCGTGACCGATGTTGTCGGGCCGGACGGGTTCGACCTCGCGGTCGAAGCGTCGGGCAACCCCGCAGCGCTCGACACAGCGATCGAGCAGGTCGGCTACGACGGGCGTGTGGTAGTCGGCTCCTGGTACGGAACGAAACCGGCGGAACTGGACCTCGGTAGACAGTTCCACCGCGGCCGTGTCGACCTGCTATCGAGCCAGGTGAGCACGCTCTCGCCTGAACTGCGGGGTCGGTGGACGAAAGCCCGCCGGATGGATCGGGCCATCGAAGTCGTAGAGCGACACGACCTCGACCGACTGATCACGCACCGAATTCCGTTCGCCGACGCGCCGATCGCCTACGAGATGCTGACCGCGGAGCGGGACGTGTTGAGTACGGTCTTCACGTACGACGAACAGGGGAATTAA
- a CDS encoding 6-pyruvoyl trahydropterin synthase family protein encodes MYELSVSRDFVAQHYLTVPNPGPEGEIHSHHYEADVRFAGPELGDYGYLVDIDDVEAVLDALADRYRDELLNDLPAFEGNPSVERFARIFADEIARRLDTTVPERLTVRLWEDDVAWASYERTL; translated from the coding sequence ATGTACGAACTGTCCGTCTCCCGTGATTTCGTGGCACAACACTACCTGACGGTCCCGAACCCTGGACCGGAGGGTGAGATCCACAGTCATCACTACGAGGCGGACGTCCGGTTCGCCGGGCCGGAACTGGGCGACTACGGCTACCTCGTCGACATCGACGACGTCGAAGCGGTCCTGGACGCACTCGCCGACCGGTATCGGGACGAACTGCTGAACGACCTCCCTGCCTTCGAAGGAAACCCGAGCGTCGAGCGGTTCGCACGGATATTCGCCGACGAGATCGCCCGGCGACTCGACACGACGGTACCCGAGCGGCTCACGGTCCGGCTGTGGGAAGACGACGTTGCGTGGGCGAGTTACGAGCGGACGCTGTGA
- a CDS encoding phosphatase PAP2 family protein, which yields MRELLSELLAWVLELDAATVDVILAVRHPVLTKLMTSVTGLGSASAAAVFLGLCYVAGWQRERRVGTIALLLSGIVVVSLMALVQRPFPPQPVCLTDGASVAPHSFPSDHAAAVTVFALVAGDSQRLPTGVVAGIATLVAVSRIYLGTHFLSDTVVGVLIGVGAVVVATWSLDRYGWPSIDRGR from the coding sequence ATGAGGGAGTTGCTCTCCGAACTGCTCGCGTGGGTCCTCGAACTCGATGCGGCGACGGTCGACGTTATCCTCGCGGTTCGCCACCCCGTGCTGACGAAGCTCATGACCTCGGTGACGGGACTGGGCTCGGCGTCTGCGGCCGCCGTGTTCCTCGGGCTCTGTTACGTGGCAGGCTGGCAGCGGGAACGGCGAGTGGGGACGATCGCGCTGCTCCTCTCGGGGATCGTCGTCGTCTCGTTGATGGCACTCGTCCAGCGGCCGTTTCCGCCCCAGCCCGTCTGTCTCACGGACGGAGCGAGCGTGGCTCCCCACTCGTTCCCGTCGGACCACGCCGCGGCGGTGACGGTGTTCGCACTCGTCGCCGGCGACTCCCAGCGGCTTCCGACCGGTGTCGTCGCGGGGATCGCCACCCTCGTGGCGGTCTCGCGGATCTACCTCGGGACTCACTTCCTGAGCGACACCGTCGTCGGCGTCCTGATCGGTGTCGGCGCTGTCGTGGTCGCGACGTGGTCCCTCGACCGGTACGGGTGGCCGTCGATCGACCGCGGTCGCTGA
- a CDS encoding metal-dependent hydrolase encodes MLFLTHLLAAASVGRWSRLAPLWLIVGAALPDLVDKPLAMAGVVDLYHTVGHSALVVPLAVAAAYTGRTGIALAVGWGSHLFLDALHIVVNGRPGDALFLGWPLVTPPTPLAIPPGEFFVYYLWSPSFFLELLIWTVAVGIAVSDLRRRSAARRPDSDEQ; translated from the coding sequence GTGCTGTTCCTGACTCATCTCCTCGCGGCCGCGTCAGTGGGTCGCTGGTCGCGCTTGGCACCGCTGTGGCTGATCGTCGGCGCAGCGTTGCCCGACCTCGTCGATAAACCACTCGCGATGGCCGGCGTCGTCGACCTCTATCACACGGTCGGTCACTCCGCGCTGGTGGTTCCCCTGGCAGTCGCGGCCGCGTACACCGGACGGACCGGGATCGCTCTCGCGGTCGGCTGGGGTTCCCACCTGTTTCTCGACGCTCTCCACATCGTCGTCAACGGTCGTCCCGGGGACGCGCTGTTTCTCGGCTGGCCGCTCGTGACCCCGCCGACGCCGCTGGCGATCCCTCCCGGCGAGTTCTTCGTCTATTACCTCTGGTCGCCGTCGTTTTTCCTCGAACTCCTGATCTGGACGGTCGCCGTCGGGATCGCCGTCTCCGACCTACGAAGACGGTCC